The Thalassomonas actiniarum genome contains the following window.
AAAGTGCATCTATTATGGCCACTGATATTCATACTCGGGGCACTGGGTTGCTCATCCAACAGTGCCTTCCGCACCGCAGACCGGCAATGCCTATATACCCTGGCAGGAGAATGTGCCACCAGTTTTATGCAAATAGCCAACCGCGGCAGCGACAAAGAATATCAGCTGGGTTTTATCGAATACGACGACCAGGGTATGGCGCGCAGCCCAGAGCGCCGGGATAAACTGCTGAACCATTATCTTGAGCTGGCCGCCAGAGAAGACGTACTCCTACTTACTTTTGTCCACGGCTGGCATCATAGCGCCAAACCCCAAGACACCAATATCAGCAGGTTCAGAACCCTGCTGGAGCAGGTATCCGCCAACGAGTACCGGGACAGCAGCAGGCAAAAACGCCAAAGACGCACTGTGTTGGGGGTTTATATCGGCTGGCGCGGTGACTCGATAGATCTCGAATATCTCAATACCGTCACTTTCTGGGACAGGAAAAATACCGCCCATGAAGTCGGCCGCCAGGGGGTTACCCAGGTCCTGCTCAAACTCGAAGAACTGGTCAATATCCGTAATTTTATCAAGGAAGGCAGCCCGGCTTCCACCAGCCGCCTGGTGGTTATCGGCCACTCTTTTGGCGGCGCCGTCGTCTATAGCTCATTGCAGAAAGTGCTGACCGATCGTTTTATCGATTCACGCCAAAACAAAAACTACCAGGGCAGCGCCGGCGGTTTTGGCGATTTGGTGTTATTGATGAATCCGGCTTTTGAAGCCCTGCGTTTTGCGCCTTTATTTCATTTATCGCAACAAGGCTGCAGGCGATATTTACGCGATCAGCTGCCAAAACTGGCGGTACTGACCTCTGAAACCGACTATGCCACAAAGATTGCCTTCCCTGTCGGGCGCAGCCTGTCAACTTTTTTCGAATCCCACAGGAACATGACCCGACATTACTGCGACCGGCCGGGAAGCGATGGTAAAAGAGCGATAAAGATCAGCCAGGGCAGCGCCGACCGTACCGCCATCGGGCATTTTGAGCCCTACCTGACCCACAGCTTAACGGCAAAGTCTGCCGGTGATAAAACCACCTTTGACCTGCTCGATGCCTACCAGCACTGGTCGGCGGCGGATGACAGCCGGCCCGGCGTCTTTAGCACGGTTGATTTAAACAGCCACAACCGCACCACCGCCCGCAACCCCTACATGAACATTCAGGTATCAAAAGCCTTAATGGACGGCCATAACGACATCTGGGGCCGGAATATCGTGCAGTTTGTCAGTGAATTGATCCGCATGTCGACAACACCCAAAGAAGTCTATGAGCTGATGCTCAACAAACAGCAATAATCTTTGCTAACCCCGGCCAGCTTGCCTTTAATTCGGGCAAGCTGCGGGCTTTTTCTCAACCGGCTCACCACAGGCAAACTAAACACAATACCGCAGCCGTTATTACTGCTTTTTGCTGCTTTTTAACCGCAACGTTTCGTCGCGCTAAAATGAAAAACAGCCCATATCAACCCAATTAAAGGTATATTGTATACAAATCTTGTGTTATAAAATTAAAAAGCATAAAAAACAGCCAACAAGATGAAAACAATAACACCCTCCCCTTTCCCGGCAACCTTCTATGTCGCCAATACCATGGAAATTTTTGAACGCCTGGCCTGGTACGGTATCTATACCCTGCTGGCAAGCTATATCATGACACCAACGGCCCAGGGAGGCCTGGGACTGGGCAATAGCGAACGCGGTCTGATCATGGGGGTGGTGCCGTTTTTCCTTTATCTGTTCCCGGTTATCTCCGGCGCGCTGGCAGACAGATTCGGCTACCGCAAGATGTTCCTGCTTTCTTTTACCCTGATGGCCCCCAGTTATTATCTGCTCGGTTATGCCACAGATCTCGCCAGCTTTATCAGTGTCTTTATGCTGATCGCCCTCGGCGCCGGTATCTTTAAACCTGTGGTGATCGCCACCATCAGCCGCACCACAGACAGCAGTAACCGGGGACTGGGTTTTGGCATCTTCTATATGATGGTCAATATCGGCGGTTTTTTGGGGCCGGTATTAGCCCCCATTATCCAGAAAAATTACGGCTGGCAATATGTGTTTATCTTCGCCGCCCTGTGGATAAGCCTCAATTTTATCCCGGCAATCTTTTTCTACCGGGAGCCACAGCGCCAGGCCAATAACAAACCGTTAAAGCAGGTCTTTGCAGAAATGCAGCAGGTGCTGGGCAATGCCCGGCTGGCCTTGCTTGTGGTGCCGTTACTTTTTCTCTTGGTCGCCTTTTACGCCGGTTTGATCACCAGCGGCAAAGTCACCCTGATAGTAGCCGGTGCCTTGATCCTGCTTGCCCTGCTTTGGGACCTGGCATTAAAGAATCAACAACCAAGGCATACAAAAAGCCCCCAGCCCTGGTACCGGCAAAAAATGCAACTGGGTAACAAGGCCTTTATGATTTATTTGCTGATCATCACAGGGTTCTGGACCGTTTACCTACAGCTGTTTATCACCTTGCCGGTTTATATCCGCGACTTTGTCGACAGCTCAGATCTGGTCAGGCTATTACATCAGCTCAGCCCCTACCTGCACGATACCTTGACCGCCATCAAGCTCGACACCCTAGCCGCGGAGATCACCCGATTAACGCAAGCCTTGCCTTTAACCGAGCTGCAAAAAGCCCACATCAGCCAGGCCTCCATCGGGGAAATCACCGCAGCCTTAGTCGCCCTCGACGTACGCGTACCGGAGCAGGAGCTGCAATACGCCTTTATGCACATCAGCCAGTCGGGCCAGCTGGAGGCGGCCCGGTTAAGCCAGGAATATGCCCGCGTTTGGGCCCAGGAATACCGCCAGCTCAATCCCGCAACCCTGCTAAGCCTGGACTTTTTAATGATCATCTTATTCCAGGTCGTCATCAGCCGCTTTATCGGACAGTTTAAACCGCTGCCGACCCTGATTGCCGGTACCGGCATTATTGCCCTTGCCATGCTGGCAGGCGGCTTCGCCCACGGCGTTATTTTTGGCGGCTTATTGATCGCCTGCTCGGTGATTATCTTTGCCGTCGGGGAAATGACCGCCTCTCCGAAAAGCCAGGAATATGTCGCCTCCTTTGCCCCTAAAGATAAAGCCGCCATGTTTATGGGTTATTACTTTGTTTCCATGGCACTGGGCAATTTATTCGCCGGTCTGCTGTCCGGCTGGTTATATCAGCAGGTGGCCGTGGAAATGGCCAATCCGATATTGATGTGGTTTATTTTCGCCTGCCTGGGGCTGCTGACCTGTTTTGCCCTGTATCTGTTCAACCGGGAACTGGTGACGGAAATTGAACAACAGCAATACCAGCTGGCAACAGCACCAGAAACCGCAACAGGAAAATAAGCAGATGCTGACAAAAACCAAAAACAAAACCGCCGGGCAAGATACCGCCGCACAATTCCAGCAATGGCAGCCGCCACAGGAAAATGGCTCAAGGCAGGAAAATACCCTCACCATAGAAACCCTTGAATGCCATACCGGCGGCGAGCCGCTGCGCATCATCACCGGCGGCTTTCCTGAACTTGCAGGCAGCACCATTTTAGAAAAAAGACGCGACTGCCTGCTCCGCCATGATGCCCTGCGCCGCGCCCTGATGTTTGAACCCAGGGGACACGGTGATATGTACGGCGCCATCATTACCGAACCTGAGCGGGAAAACAGCCATTTTGGCGCCATTTTTATCCATAACGAAGGCTACAGCACCATGTGCGGCCATGCGGTGATTGCCCTGGCCAAATGTGCGGTGGAGTCCGGCGTGGTGGAACAAACAGGCGAAGTCACTCAAGTGGTGATCGATGTTCCCTGCGGGCAAATCCACGCCCGCGCCTTTGCCCGGGGCAAGGTGGTCACCCGGGTAAACTTTGACAGCGTGCCCTCTTTTGTTTATGCCGCCGGGCAAAGCATTGTTGTTGACGGCATCGGCGAGGTTAATTTTGATATTGCCTTTGGCGGCGCTTTTTACGCCTATGTACAGGCATCACAGTTAGGGCTTGCATTAGTGCCGGAGCAACAGGAGAAACTCATCAACCACGGCAGAAAAATAAAAGCCGCCATCAGCAAAAAACGGCCCGTTAGCCACCCGTTGGAAGGCGATTTAAGCTTTCTTTACGGCGTGATTTTTATTGATGACTCGCCAGTTGACGGCGTGCACAGCCGCAATGTCTGCATTTTTGCCGACGGCGAGCTCGATCGCAGCCCCACCGGCAGCGGCGTCAGCGGCCGCATTGCCCTGCATGTCGCCAAAGGACAAGTACCGCTAAAACAAGACATCAATATAGAGAGCATTCTAGGCAGCCAGTTTACCGTACAGGCCTGTGAGCGGCTTGATTATGACGGTTACCCGGCGGTGATCGCCCGGGTCAGCGGCCAGGCTTTTGTCTGCGGCAAAGGCCGGTGGCTGATCAACGAACAGGACCCGCTCAAACACGGTTTTCTCTTAAGGTAACTCCTAAAACGTTTACAGGCATCAACGGCCAATAAAGTCATTAACAATCAAAACAAGAGTAACAATAACATGAAGCTCC
Protein-coding sequences here:
- a CDS encoding MFS transporter, coding for MKTITPSPFPATFYVANTMEIFERLAWYGIYTLLASYIMTPTAQGGLGLGNSERGLIMGVVPFFLYLFPVISGALADRFGYRKMFLLSFTLMAPSYYLLGYATDLASFISVFMLIALGAGIFKPVVIATISRTTDSSNRGLGFGIFYMMVNIGGFLGPVLAPIIQKNYGWQYVFIFAALWISLNFIPAIFFYREPQRQANNKPLKQVFAEMQQVLGNARLALLVVPLLFLLVAFYAGLITSGKVTLIVAGALILLALLWDLALKNQQPRHTKSPQPWYRQKMQLGNKAFMIYLLIITGFWTVYLQLFITLPVYIRDFVDSSDLVRLLHQLSPYLHDTLTAIKLDTLAAEITRLTQALPLTELQKAHISQASIGEITAALVALDVRVPEQELQYAFMHISQSGQLEAARLSQEYARVWAQEYRQLNPATLLSLDFLMIILFQVVISRFIGQFKPLPTLIAGTGIIALAMLAGGFAHGVIFGGLLIACSVIIFAVGEMTASPKSQEYVASFAPKDKAAMFMGYYFVSMALGNLFAGLLSGWLYQQVAVEMANPILMWFIFACLGLLTCFALYLFNRELVTEIEQQQYQLATAPETATGK
- a CDS encoding proline racemase family protein; the protein is MNNSNTSWQQHQKPQQENKQMLTKTKNKTAGQDTAAQFQQWQPPQENGSRQENTLTIETLECHTGGEPLRIITGGFPELAGSTILEKRRDCLLRHDALRRALMFEPRGHGDMYGAIITEPERENSHFGAIFIHNEGYSTMCGHAVIALAKCAVESGVVEQTGEVTQVVIDVPCGQIHARAFARGKVVTRVNFDSVPSFVYAAGQSIVVDGIGEVNFDIAFGGAFYAYVQASQLGLALVPEQQEKLINHGRKIKAAISKKRPVSHPLEGDLSFLYGVIFIDDSPVDGVHSRNVCIFADGELDRSPTGSGVSGRIALHVAKGQVPLKQDINIESILGSQFTVQACERLDYDGYPAVIARVSGQAFVCGKGRWLINEQDPLKHGFLLR